Genomic window (Magnolia sinica isolate HGM2019 chromosome 6, MsV1, whole genome shotgun sequence):
TTTCATGGCTCTTTGAATCCTTTGAATAGAAATAATATTAGTTGACAGCTGTTGGTATGGGTAGCTAACATTAGCTGGTACTCATACCGGCAGCAAAAGGGTACAAAAACCAAGAAGGTAATTACAAGGATGGTTCTATATAGCACATTTTACCCAGCCAAGGGTTTGTGACAACAAGCAACTCTAATAAGATTTTTGGGCACCTTGAAAGTCGAAATTAAGGCTTTTCAGTGATTTCTACTCTTCCGATTTCCTCCGTACCTTGAAAGTGCGTAATGGTTTCCGTTTAAAAGCCAATGGTCCACAACCtcaacatcatcctacaaattAAAAAGGTTAGTTTGGTAGAAAAATATTCGATAATTGAGGCCAAattgtattttttccttttgataaTTCTAATGAAAGTTGGTTCACCAGTGTCAGCAAATTGCAATCAGTAGAAtaataagattaaaaaataaaaaaaaagcttgtgggatagaaaaaggaaaaaaatatatatgaaagaCTGGGATTGTGAATAaagccagaaaaaaaaaaaaaacatttttctaAGTTTCTGTTAATCAGAGGATGGATAGTTCAGGCTAATGATATTACCTTCTCCCTTATAACCAATATTCACCATCCATTGTTCAAGCAATTGGTCAGATTGTTTAGGATCATCCTATCAAAGTGATCTTTTGGCTGCGGACTGCCAATATTACTGATGCTCCTTTCCTAGTATAGTAAATACCGACCATCTATTTCATCTTCGTTGATTAGATGGCTAAGATTTTCGGATTGGAATGATTTTTGTGAGGGTGGGAAATCAGAATTGGGCCCTCTTAATGGACGATCCAATCAATTATTAGATCAATCTGCACTATCCATTTATATAGTCAATACGCACTATCCATTTTAATAGCAGTGATTGGTTTGTCATTGTCAAACAAGTTAAAGTGATTTTTAAGATAGATGAGCAATCAAATGTGAAACTCACATCGTGGACAGTCTAAATCTCCTCTGTTGGAGTATCCTAGCTATAATCAGCTAGGATTTCATGATGAATCAgttttaaaaataattacaaaaaccTAATTGTATAGAAAGCTTGAAATTCAATTGTCAACCCAACAACCTATAAAATATTTAGAATTGTAGAATTACATTAACTTCAACTCTTATGCTTTGTCCAAATGGGCACTTAATAGAAGAATCTAAACTCAGAGAAGGCTCTACTGTTAGGAAGAACCTTCCCTGAGTATCTGTATAAGGTGGAGGGTCTAGTGTTAAAATTTTAATATCTAAGTAGTTATTAAGTAATCAACGTACGCATGGTTGAAGCATTCATGCAGCtcatttgttgggccccaccgtgaaggGGCAATGTGCAAAAATTCAAACTGTTAGGAAGATCCTAGATGTTGGTTCAACAGAGGATTGCTCATTGGATACTGACTTTTGGACATTCTTCTAAATGCCCAATCATAATCCACAAAATTTGTCGAGACAGTAGCTAGGATTATCCAAATTGTCTTATTTTCAGTAGCCTGAGATGGCAAAATGGTTTGGATCTATTACGCCTATGCCACATGTATGGATATTGAGTGCTTCATAACTTGGAGATTAACATTACCAGTGGATTTTTTCCCTTAATTTCGTATATGTGGTTGGATTATCTTGACTCACCTGGAAATAAAGAAGTGAGGAAGCTGACAGAATTGTTGCTGCATCATAAGGAAATATCCTTGGGAAGATGTACTTTGCGAACCAATCATCTTCGCTAATTGCCTGTAACAGGCCCAGGAGGCTGCATGATCAATTCACCTCATGAAAAGGCAGTAATTTGAATGGACAGATCAAGTGTTTTGATTGTGATACCTTATTGTGGGAAGGAAATGTTTTATGACACAAATGATCCACGAAGATATAGCCATCATTCTTCAGCCATTTCGATATCAACTTCAAAACTTGTTGATAGTTCTTCATTTGCTGTTACGGAAAGGAGAAAATCTAAGGCAATTTACATAATTAAAGATTGAAGAGGCAATTTGATGCACATGTAATATTAAGCCACAGGTGTGATGATACTCTGGCCATGCATCAGATGAGTCCTGTCGGAAGGTGGCCAGGGCTAAAAGTGAAGTAGGactattcattaggtgggccatggataAACATTTTGCATAGGCTGTtgggcaggtttttttttttttcttttttcttttttttttataaaaaaactaTCCATTTTTCTCGTGCACATGTattccacttgatgaatggaccagcctAGTCTAGGGCATGAGAATAATCATGATGGGATGttcctgatgaatggtgtggatattgcAAGTGTCATGAATCAACCATCTTAGCATATCTCTTCggaaaatatgagagagagagagagagagagagagagagagagagagagagagagagagagagagagagagagagagagtacctcaAGCACCTGAATGAGTATTACACGATCAAAGGTTGCATTTGTTTCAAATTTGGTTATGTCGGCGACGATGATCTCCACATTGCACAACTTAAGGCACCTGTGGGAAGAAAGTGGAAGGCAGTTGCAATTAAAAAGGTTTAAATGAGGCATTTCTGGGCTGTTTGTGTTTGGCACTTGCAAACCATTTTCAAGGAAAGATTTTTGTCCTTTTACTAATGCAATGTAGGTTAAATCAAGAACCACACATTTCATCAATTACCATCGCAATCAAAATTCCATAGAGCcacttagggtgcatttggatgaactactgaattgaattgcaataattagtttgATCAAGTGgaattattgaattgaattgcggtAATTAGCTCCAACAAGCAGAACTGATCGAAACACAATTACGTTCCACAAACGAGAAAGTAAGCCATCAAATTGCAATTTGGTCTTCATATACAACCTTTATGAAGTGTATGTTAAATTGTAAGCAGTAACTCTCTGCAACAAAACTTACCTACACTTCTCTTCTATCAGCTCTTTATCAGAGGACGATATCGTAACTCCCATAACATTGCAATTCCTATATTTCTTTGCAATATGGAGAATAATTGGGcccaacccacatccaaggtccAGGATGCTCTGACCATCCTCTATTTGTGCCCTTCTGCAGTAAAGCTCCAACATTGCTTCCTCCGCATCATCCAATGTAACTGACTTATCCTTGTAGTAACCGCCGCTGCACCATGAAAAAGTTATCTGTGTCATTTTTTCTAAGTTTGCAAGGAACCAGCTATTAGTATGCTATTCGTAATTGAGTCATCTCTCAGGAGCAAAACACAAATGCCCCATAGGTGTGATGGACACAGGACATTCATCACGCCAACCTTCTCATTACGTTCGAAACAGTTGGACGGTATCCTCCTTTAAGCTGTGCATGTACATGTCTTCGTGCATGTGGGGTTTCATTGTTTAAACTTAGAAGTATCAGTTGAAACTGTTACACATCAGTCCAATTGGTATCAGTGCTGTTGATGAATGATCGACTATATCAGCCTGAAACAGCTTAATATACCAATACAAGTAAATGATGGAATATTATGAAAAAATGAACAGATGTAACAAAGAAAACCCGGCGCAGGGACGTGATGTGGtcaatcatcatcttcttcaggGGATAATTACTCTAAATCCACGAAGTTCTTTAGACTCTTCATAGAATCCACAAGGGATAAAAGCAAGAATAATTCcaaataaattcgaaataacttgattgataatttaaaattaaaaaaataaaataaaaaaataaagtacaactctttaaataaggagctCAAACCTAGGACAGAGTTTTAGACCTCCATATCAAACACCtgaaaaacatgacttactataagtagtaaacttactatttatagacgacctctattcctactagactgcATGGTTTTCAGGCAAAATAATAAGTATCCAATTtgacctaaccatgttattctcctaacttttctaagcccttttcatgttgggcacgacttttACCATTCAAAGGATCAAtagttatactcgaactaaaacttactatttatagtaaaaatgaaactaaacgAGACTTTTGatcgtcaatctgatggaatctcataaatccAACGTGGCCAACCTGGTGTAGAAAgatggttggcttaagtaggtcctcctacccaaaatcgtatataatatgtcgaaaaaatcatcccagtttgcgagatacgactgatttaaggttctgatCACGGTCCATCTTATTTCCACCTCTGAtcaagccttctctggtccatctttgccatgaaagtgtttgcgacccgctctacataagtcccctctacttcaaaagaactcgactTCGAGTTCTCGTCTAGCTTCAGTTCATGATACTCATTCAGGTCCGCAATATTGAAAGTAcgcgagatctccatgtcatccgaAAGACTAACAATGTAAGCATTGCCATTGATCTTTCAGAGGATCAGTATCATTCCAATATTTTTATCCTTCAAATTATTGTAGTTCCCAGTCGGAAATCTCTCCTTGTGTAGATAAATCATAACATTGTCGCCCATCTCGAACACTTTTTGCCGCCGATGCTtatcggcttgctccttgtacttgccGTTCAAAGCTTGTAACTTGGCTTGCATATCCACATGAATACCCATGATTTGGTCCACCATATGTTTTGTTGTAATGCTCATGCCCGgaagcttgggcaaagggaccaagtcaagtgtgtggggCGGGGGTACTCAACCATAAACAATCTGAAATAGGGACTTCCCTGTCGAGTAGTTCACCATATTTTTGAATGGAAATTCTATTTAAGATAAGGTTAAATCACACTGCTTCATCTTAGCACCTGAAATACATCGGAGGAGGTTTCTCAATGTGCAATTCACAACTCCAGTCTGCTCATTGGTCTACGTGTGGTAAGCACTACTAAACTAAAGTCATGTACTGAATTGATTCCACAAACTCAACCAAAAGTGACTATTGAACTTCATGTCATGGTCAGAAGTATTAGTCTTGAGAACCTCTTATAGACGCATGACCTCTCTGAAAAATAGATTTGCAATGTGTATTGTATTGAGGATCTTCTTACATGGGaaaaagtgcgccatctttgagaaacggtttaccaccacgaacactgaatccatgttGCACTATgtttgtgggagaccaagcatgaagtccatagataggTCCTCCCAATGGTCGCTAGGCACAGGTAACAGGGTGTAGAGACTGTATTCTGAGACTGTCCCTTTGAGGTCTGATAAACATGAGAGCGCTGCACCGCTTTACCCACGTCATGTGCCAATTGTGGCTAGTAATATTGTTCCTTTACAAAAGCCCATGTCTTGTCTAGcctaaggtgtccaccaaggctaCCTCCATGTATCTCTTAGATAATCTGTTCCATCAGTGAACTTTAGGAGATACACAATTGATTCGCTTTAAAGAGGAAATTATCTACATATGTAAGTCAATGGGATAACCCTCTTAGCACCTcatccatgcatccttgaagtcctcATCTTCagcatacaactccttgagatAGTTGAAGCCAACCACTTCATTGCTCAtcgtaactagtagtgatgcataGCGACTAAGTGCATTATCCACCTTGTTCTATTGCCCTAACTTATGCTTCAAAATGAACATGAATTCCTACAAAAATgtgacccatctagcatgcacatggtTTACATTAGACTCACTATTAATAAACTTTTAGGCTTAATGGTTAATgtagagaacaaactctctctGAATTAGATAATGCCATTAATGTTGTAGCGCTTGAACAACTGCGTATAAGTGAAGCTCATATGTCAACCATTTCTTTCAAGCTTTGCTGAGCTTCTCGTtgtagaaggctactggcctgTCTTCCTATGATAACACTCCTCCAATTTCAACATATGAGGCATCATACTCAACCTGAAGCAACTTATTAAAACTGGAAAGAACCAAGATTGGTGTTGTAGACAATCGATGCTTGATTTCAGCAAAACTCTTATCAGCATTATTGGTCCACTGAAACAaccattttttcatgcaatctataatG
Coding sequences:
- the LOC131249645 gene encoding (S)-coclaurine N-methyltransferase-like, yielding MSNEVVGFNYLKELYAEDEDFKDAWMSGGYYKDKSVTLDDAEEAMLELYCRRAQIEDGQSILDLGCGLGPIILHIAKKYRNCNVMGVTISSSDKELIEEKCRCLKLCNVEIIVADITKFETNATFDRVILIQVLEQMKNYQQVLKLISKWLKNDGYIFVDHLCHKTFPSHNKAISEDDWFAKYIFPRIFPYDAATILSASSLLYFQDDVEVVDHWLLNGNHYALSSREWLKRMDENADVLKGIIKEALGSEEAATKWAYYWRSFFMWGFEQFSYNDGQEWMISHILFKKPCIHSHFR